The following are encoded together in the Brassica napus cultivar Da-Ae chromosome A9, Da-Ae, whole genome shotgun sequence genome:
- the LOC106363712 gene encoding uncharacterized protein LOC106363712 produces MMVSMEALAMAGDDYQEWGLSIDEYEYQESVVPSHLLAEEDCSEEDSEEEDHVNDDNRDFDGVEAKHHVTCDVRDSSVGKLIEQSISHIIVHLKHIKLLTHLLENFLFIHVLDFLL; encoded by the coding sequence ATGATGGTTTCGATGGAGGCTTTAGCGATGGCAGGAGATGATTATCAAGAATGGGGACTTAGTATTGATGAATATGAGTATCAAGAATCCGTCGTTCCATCTCATTTGCTTGCAGAAGAAGACTGTTCTGAAGAAGATtccgaagaagaagatcatgTAAATGACGATAATAGAGATTTTGATGGCGTAGAGGCTAAACACCATGTTACTTGTGACGTTAGAGATTCTTCTGTTGGAAAACTGATTGAACAATCTATCTCACATATCATCGTTCACCTCAAACACATTAAGTTATTAACACATCTTCTTGAGAACTTTTTGTTTATCCATgttcttgattttcttttgtaa